GTAAAATATTATTTTAAATTTTATTTACTCATAAATTAGAAAATGAGGGAAAATATGAAAAGAGCACTACTTGTAATTGATGTACAGAATGAATATTTCACAGGAAAATTACCAGTTACATATCCCAAAAACAGCTTTGAAAATATTATTAAAGTTATAGATTTTGCAAATGAAAATAATATTCCAGTACTTCTTATTCAACACACCAATCCTGGAAAAGATGCAGTTACCTTTAAAAAAGGTACTGCTGAACACAAAATCCACGCAGAAGTCTTAAAAAGAGGATATGACAAAATCATAGAGAAAAATTTGCCAGGAAGTTTTACAGGGACAGAATTAGGGCTCTGGCTTAAAGAAAATGACATAGATACTATTGTAATCAGCGGATATATGACTCAAATGTGCTGCGATACCACTGCAAGACAAGCTATGCATATGGGTTTTAATGTTGAATTTTTAAGTGATGCTACAGGAACACTTGATATATCAAATTCTGCTGGAGAAATCAGCGCTGAAGAACTGCATAACGCCATATTAATTACACAGGCCATGAGGTTCAGTAAAGTCATGTCTACAGATGAATGGATAAAAACAGCTGTAAACTATAAATAAGATGAATTTTAAATGAGTATTCTTCTTAAATATGCTGAATAAATAAAAAGATCACTAAGGAGTTAAAAATATGGAAATTACAAAAAATGTCCACGCAATAAAAATTCCTTTTCAGGTAAAAACTGAATTAGGAACGCTTGATAGATTCGTTTATTCATACTTGGTAAATGGAGAACAGGTATGCTTAATTGACAGCGGAGTTGTGGCATCTGAAAGAGTGATCTTTGATTATATGGAAAAAATCGGTTTAAAACCCGAAGATATTTCTTTAATGATTTTAACACATTCACATCCAGATCATATTGGATCAGCCCGGTCAATAAAGGCAAAATCAGGATGTAAAATCGCTGCCCATTCCGGTGAAATACCGTGGATTGAAGATGTTGAATTACAGGCAAAAGAACGGCCTGTACCTAATTTCCACTTGCTGGTAGAAGGGTCTGTTGATGTTGATACTATTCTTGAAGATGGAAATGTACTTGATTTAGATAAAAATATCAGCTTGAAAGTTATCCATACTC
This genomic window from Methanobacterium sp. contains:
- a CDS encoding cysteine hydrolase family protein, whose product is MKRALLVIDVQNEYFTGKLPVTYPKNSFENIIKVIDFANENNIPVLLIQHTNPGKDAVTFKKGTAEHKIHAEVLKRGYDKIIEKNLPGSFTGTELGLWLKENDIDTIVISGYMTQMCCDTTARQAMHMGFNVEFLSDATGTLDISNSAGEISAEELHNAILITQAMRFSKVMSTDEWIKTAVNYK
- a CDS encoding MBL fold metallo-hydrolase; this encodes MEITKNVHAIKIPFQVKTELGTLDRFVYSYLVNGEQVCLIDSGVVASERVIFDYMEKIGLKPEDISLMILTHSHPDHIGSARSIKAKSGCKIAAHSGEIPWIEDVELQAKERPVPNFHLLVEGSVDVDTILEDGNVLDLDKNISLKVIHTPGHSKGSISLLIEEEGVIITGDVIPLRGDLPIYEDIETSVNSIKKLKSTSGIETLLASWDDPQEGENVYQIIDDALDYLQTIHESVIKVNKMNPSLEPMEFCKMVLKDLGIPEVAANPIVAMSFQANLNVRENQDLFS